From one Melioribacteraceae bacterium genomic stretch:
- a CDS encoding decaprenyl-phosphate phosphoribosyltransferase, whose product MATDYFRLLRIPQWIKNFFVFVPLLFSKHLMEWDYLSVVLLAFITFSLTASMVYVFNDLLDVQLDRQHPIKKNRPIASGKISPFNAKITIGVLYVIIVLLVLQLNWEFAAALSGYIVINFLYTIKLKEIMILDLFCIASGFMLRVLAGAYVADIYVSNWLILTTIFLALFLAVMKRRSELVAQLGNNLTRTVLKDYSEKFIDQISVIAASGLVVCYALYSISSRTIDHFNSRYFVLTTAFVVFGVFRYMYLVVKKSKGENPTEIMLTDLPMLLNTIIYIFVIIILIYFR is encoded by the coding sequence ATGGCAACCGACTATTTCAGATTACTGCGCATTCCACAGTGGATAAAAAACTTTTTTGTTTTTGTCCCTTTACTTTTCTCAAAACATTTAATGGAGTGGGACTATTTAAGTGTAGTTCTACTCGCATTTATTACATTCTCTTTAACAGCAAGCATGGTTTATGTATTTAATGATCTGCTTGATGTACAACTTGATAGACAACATCCGATAAAAAAAAATCGTCCCATTGCAAGCGGTAAGATTTCACCGTTTAATGCAAAAATTACTATCGGTGTACTCTATGTTATAATTGTATTGCTTGTACTCCAACTCAACTGGGAATTTGCAGCCGCACTATCGGGATATATTGTTATCAATTTCTTATATACGATCAAATTAAAAGAAATAATGATTCTCGATTTATTCTGTATCGCCAGTGGTTTTATGCTTCGTGTACTTGCGGGTGCTTATGTCGCGGATATTTATGTTTCTAATTGGTTAATACTTACTACAATATTTCTTGCATTATTTCTCGCGGTTATGAAAAGACGATCGGAGTTGGTCGCGCAATTAGGGAATAACTTAACAAGAACGGTTTTGAAGGATTATTCGGAAAAATTTATTGATCAGATTTCAGTGATTGCTGCTTCCGGATTGGTAGTCTGTTATGCTCTTTATTCAATTTCTTCAAGAACAATTGACCATTTCAATTCAAGGTATTTTGTTCTTACAACCGCTTTTGTTGTATTTGGTGTGTTTAGATATATGTATCTTGTGGTTAAGAAAAGTAAGGGTGAAAATCCGACCGAAATCATGTTGACAGATTTACCGATGCTACTAAACACTATCATTTATATATTTGTAATTATTATTTTAATTTATTTCAGATAG
- a CDS encoding rhodanese-like domain-containing protein — MGLFGSSNKVDVIDLDSKTFETQIKEDKDGVLIDVRTKGEHDEVKIPNSKLIDIMSPTFIQEIEELDKDKTYYLYCRSGNRSYHAGRAMIQRGFTKVYNLEPGIIGWMGEVE; from the coding sequence ATGGGATTATTCGGTTCAAGTAATAAAGTCGATGTAATTGATCTCGATTCAAAAACATTTGAGACACAAATTAAAGAAGATAAAGACGGCGTTCTAATTGATGTTAGAACTAAAGGCGAACATGATGAAGTTAAAATTCCTAACTCAAAATTGATTGATATTATGAGTCCGACTTTTATACAAGAAATTGAAGAATTGGATAAAGACAAAACATATTATTTATACTGCCGCAGTGGTAACAGAAGTTATCATGCCGGTAGAGCAATGATACAAAGGGGGTTTACAAAAGTTTATAACCTAGAACCGGGTATCATCGGTTGGATGGGAGAAGTTGAATAA
- a CDS encoding MBL fold metallo-hydrolase: MYFEHVYEKGLAQASYFIGCQATGEAIVIDPKRDIDTYLHIAERENMRITKITETHIHADFLSGSRELAQITGAEILLSDEGGEEWQYHYKHTGLKDGDKINVGNLILEVLHTPGHTPEHISFLLTDGAASTNPIMIFTGDFVFVGDIGRPDLLEKAAGITGTMEVGARQMFQSLKKFKALPDYIQVWPGHGAGSACGKSLGAVPSTTVGYEKLVNWALNINDEEKFIKQLLDGQPEPPKYFAMMKKLNKVGPDILGGIPHPARMTLNQFKEVVQNKTKIVDTRDKLSFAGGHIPGSLNIQDNSAFSTWAGWMLNYDEPFVLIAPDHRIEDLTKKLIRIGLDNFNGYLPNMDAWANAGNELETLNQITCSELSGLIDRNEVQVIDVRGETEHASGKINGADNIHVGHLKDNLDRIEKSKPVVVHCHTGDRSAIAASYLLNQGFDNVINLTGGYAAWINDCGKKRVVSV; the protein is encoded by the coding sequence ATGTATTTCGAACATGTATATGAAAAAGGATTAGCGCAAGCAAGTTACTTTATCGGATGTCAGGCAACCGGTGAAGCGATTGTTATCGATCCCAAGAGAGATATTGATACATATTTGCATATTGCCGAACGTGAAAATATGCGCATCACAAAAATTACCGAAACTCACATTCATGCGGACTTCTTAAGCGGTTCACGTGAACTTGCACAAATTACCGGTGCTGAAATTTTGCTTAGTGATGAAGGTGGGGAAGAGTGGCAGTATCATTACAAACATACCGGGTTAAAAGACGGTGATAAAATTAATGTCGGCAATTTAATTTTAGAAGTTCTTCACACACCCGGACATACACCGGAACATATTAGTTTCCTATTAACAGACGGTGCTGCAAGCACTAATCCGATTATGATCTTTACAGGTGATTTTGTGTTTGTCGGTGATATCGGCAGACCAGATTTACTTGAGAAAGCTGCGGGCATTACCGGAACGATGGAAGTTGGAGCACGACAAATGTTTCAATCATTAAAAAAGTTCAAGGCACTACCTGATTATATCCAAGTTTGGCCCGGACACGGAGCCGGATCGGCTTGTGGTAAATCTTTAGGTGCAGTTCCGAGCACAACCGTAGGATACGAAAAACTTGTTAACTGGGCATTAAATATTAACGACGAAGAGAAATTCATTAAGCAATTATTAGATGGTCAACCCGAACCGCCGAAATATTTTGCAATGATGAAAAAGTTAAATAAAGTCGGTCCCGATATTCTTGGCGGAATACCTCATCCGGCTAGAATGACTCTCAATCAATTTAAGGAAGTTGTTCAGAATAAAACTAAAATTGTCGATACAAGAGATAAACTTTCTTTTGCGGGCGGACATATTCCCGGATCATTAAATATACAAGATAACTCAGCATTCAGTACTTGGGCAGGTTGGATGTTAAACTATGATGAACCATTTGTGTTGATTGCTCCGGATCATAGAATTGAAGACTTAACAAAGAAATTAATAAGAATCGGCTTAGATAACTTTAACGGGTATTTGCCTAACATGGATGCTTGGGCAAACGCCGGTAATGAATTGGAAACTCTAAATCAAATTACATGTTCCGAACTTTCAGGATTAATTGATAGAAATGAGGTACAAGTAATCGATGTCCGTGGTGAAACCGAACATGCCTCAGGTAAGATTAATGGTGCTGATAATATCCACGTTGGTCACTTAAAAGATAATCTTGATAGAATTGAGAAAAGTAAACCGGTTGTTGTTCATTGTCATACCGGCGATCGTTCTGCTATTGCGGCTAGTTATTTATTGAATCAAGGATTTGATAATGTAATCAACTTAACAGGCGGTTACGCTGCATGGATAAACGATTGCGGAAAGAAACGAGTCGTTAGTGTTTAA
- a CDS encoding HIT domain-containing protein, producing MNKLWSPWRSNYIQSFKHKSDNEECVFCSSPKLDINDDESLVVYKSEHSFAMLNLFPYNSGHLMVIPYRHMADIDELTDEEFTDITKLIKLSKKALTKAMKPQGFNIGANLGKAAGAGIDQHIHFHILPRWIGDTNFMPAIGEVKVISQDLLETKKDLMKAFQEIG from the coding sequence ATGAATAAACTTTGGTCACCCTGGCGTTCAAATTATATTCAATCGTTCAAACACAAAAGTGACAATGAAGAATGTGTATTCTGTTCATCTCCCAAATTGGATATAAATGATGATGAATCACTTGTTGTTTATAAATCCGAACATTCTTTTGCGATGCTTAATTTATTTCCGTATAACAGCGGACATTTGATGGTAATTCCATACAGACATATGGCGGATATTGACGAATTAACCGATGAAGAATTTACAGATATTACCAAACTTATTAAACTCTCCAAAAAAGCTTTAACGAAAGCGATGAAACCGCAAGGATTTAATATAGGTGCAAATTTAGGTAAAGCTGCGGGCGCAGGAATTGATCAACATATTCACTTTCATATTTTACCGAGATGGATTGGCGATACAAACTTTATGCCCGCAATCGGTGAAGTAAAAGTTATTTCACAAGATTTATTAGAGACTAAGAAAGATCTCATGAAAGCTTTTCAAGAAATTGGTTGA
- the mutL gene encoding DNA mismatch repair endonuclease MutL has protein sequence MIKSKIKILPENISNKIAAGEVVQRPESVVKELMENAVDAKAAMVEVYIKQAGKTLIQVVDDGEGMSEEDARFCMQRHATSKISTVEDLESIQTYGFRGEALSSISSVSLVEIRTEQQESEIGTLIKNNEAGEFFTEKGSFSKGTSIAVKNLFYNTPARRNFLKTHSTELKHIIETFKKIALSRPEISFKFYNDDDLIFDYSAGTFEERLQKVFADNILDAVIPVSEKTDFLSIYGYVGKPTFTKKDRSDQYVFINRRYIVSRTVNHAVFSSYENILEKGDYPFFVLFIELDPRRVDINVHPSKLEVKFEDDKDVYSFISAVVKKSIGSHDLVPSMTFNEAVDESERLKFIAPPRVNRGDFSDRPIFSTDNRSPKRGSVFSEDEIDRLFDSLNTDIKSSAPDTEVDHPFDDKQTGDVYHRKSLREESTDSDNSFIVLLHNKYILSQIKSGLMIIDSHVAHERILYEKALRSFDANIPFSQQLLFTQKITVDPADYELLKEIEPYLNKLGFEIRLLAKNAIAISGVPSDVKIGSEKDTLLEILSEYRSNEQEKQLEVRDNVAKSFSCKAAIKAGDKLNEQEMRILVDQLFATSMPYVCPHGRPIVIKIPLTELDKRFGRT, from the coding sequence ATGATTAAGAGTAAGATTAAAATATTACCGGAAAATATTTCCAACAAGATTGCAGCGGGAGAAGTTGTCCAGCGTCCCGAATCTGTTGTTAAAGAATTGATGGAAAATGCAGTCGATGCAAAAGCGGCAATGGTCGAAGTTTATATAAAACAAGCCGGTAAAACCTTGATACAAGTTGTTGATGATGGTGAGGGTATGAGCGAGGAAGATGCTCGATTCTGTATGCAAAGACACGCGACAAGTAAAATCAGTACTGTCGAAGATCTTGAGTCCATTCAAACATATGGTTTTCGAGGGGAAGCATTAAGTTCAATTTCATCTGTCAGTCTTGTCGAAATAAGAACCGAACAACAAGAATCCGAAATCGGAACGTTAATTAAGAACAACGAAGCCGGAGAATTTTTTACCGAGAAAGGTTCGTTCTCAAAAGGAACATCTATCGCGGTTAAGAATTTATTTTATAATACACCCGCACGAAGAAACTTTCTTAAAACTCATTCAACCGAATTAAAACATATAATTGAAACATTCAAAAAAATAGCATTAAGTCGACCTGAGATTTCTTTTAAGTTTTACAACGATGACGATCTTATTTTTGATTACTCTGCCGGTACTTTCGAAGAAAGACTTCAAAAAGTTTTTGCCGATAATATTTTAGATGCCGTAATCCCGGTCAGTGAAAAAACAGATTTCCTTTCTATTTACGGTTATGTAGGCAAACCAACATTCACCAAAAAAGATCGCAGTGATCAGTATGTATTTATAAATCGTAGATATATTGTAAGCAGAACAGTTAATCATGCTGTATTCAGTTCCTATGAAAATATTTTGGAGAAAGGTGATTATCCTTTTTTCGTATTATTTATTGAACTTGATCCGCGAAGAGTTGATATAAATGTTCATCCTTCTAAGTTAGAAGTAAAATTCGAAGATGATAAAGATGTTTATTCATTTATTAGCGCCGTAGTTAAGAAAAGTATCGGAAGCCATGACTTAGTTCCATCAATGACTTTTAACGAAGCGGTTGATGAAAGTGAGAGACTAAAATTTATCGCACCACCGAGAGTAAATCGTGGTGATTTTTCCGATAGACCGATATTCTCAACCGATAACAGATCTCCCAAACGAGGCAGTGTATTTTCGGAAGATGAAATTGACAGATTATTCGATTCGTTAAATACAGATATTAAATCATCCGCACCGGATACAGAAGTTGATCATCCTTTTGATGATAAGCAGACCGGAGATGTGTATCATCGTAAAAGTCTGCGTGAAGAATCAACTGATTCGGATAATTCATTTATCGTTCTTCTTCATAACAAATATATTCTATCCCAGATTAAAAGCGGATTAATGATTATCGATTCACATGTTGCGCATGAAAGAATTTTATATGAAAAAGCACTTCGTTCATTCGATGCAAATATTCCGTTTTCTCAGCAATTACTTTTCACTCAAAAAATTACCGTCGATCCGGCAGATTATGAATTATTAAAAGAGATTGAACCTTATCTAAATAAATTGGGATTCGAAATAAGATTACTCGCAAAAAATGCGATTGCAATAAGCGGTGTTCCGTCCGATGTAAAAATCGGTTCGGAAAAAGATACATTGTTGGAAATTCTTAGCGAGTACCGCAGTAATGAACAAGAAAAACAATTAGAAGTTAGAGACAACGTGGCAAAATCATTTTCTTGTAAAGCCGCAATTAAAGCTGGTGATAAATTAAATGAACAAGAAATGAGAATTTTAGTCGATCAGCTTTTTGCTACATCAATGCCTTATGTTTGTCCCCACGGCAGACCAATTGTCATTAAAATTCCGTTAACAGAATTAGACAAAAGGTTTGGAAGAACTTAA
- a CDS encoding hemolysin family protein: protein MELLILVLLLLLSAFFSSSEIAFVVANKIKIEIRARKKNISAINSRFFVKNPQVFFSTILISNNIVNIAFASLATVYLTREFGFNDFEILLVSTTLLLIIGEIIPKYIARESADLLFSIFSLPIRAITFLLYPFVKITSSVSSFLTRRGQLDEEEAHQLFDKDDFQSLINESSEAGVVNERESGIINKIIDLREQKVYECMTPRTDIVGVEISSSLEETLNILIESGYSKLPVYEENLDNIKGLIIAKDLFKNPQSIGSILRDVIFVPETKKTLEMLNELLSKSTSIAVVVDEFGGTAGIITVEDIIEEMLGEIRDEYDEEEVVSKKLNETTYVFSGKVEIDKINEEYDFQIPEGDYETIAGYIISELGRIPARGEVFTINKYYITILRSNKTKVDLIKLIVDPESLQDS from the coding sequence ATGGAATTGTTGATTTTAGTTTTGCTATTGCTCCTCAGCGCGTTCTTTTCTTCTTCAGAAATCGCATTTGTTGTTGCCAATAAAATTAAAATAGAAATACGCGCAAGAAAGAAAAATATTTCTGCGATTAATTCTCGTTTCTTTGTGAAGAATCCTCAAGTGTTTTTTTCAACAATTCTTATTTCTAATAATATTGTCAACATTGCCTTTGCTTCGTTGGCTACGGTTTATCTAACCCGTGAATTTGGGTTTAATGATTTTGAGATTTTACTTGTTTCCACAACACTTTTATTAATTATCGGAGAAATAATTCCAAAGTATATTGCCCGCGAAAGTGCCGATTTATTATTTAGTATATTTTCTTTACCTATAAGGGCTATTACATTTTTGCTTTATCCTTTTGTAAAAATCACATCATCAGTATCATCATTTTTAACACGTCGCGGACAATTAGACGAAGAGGAAGCTCATCAATTATTCGATAAAGATGATTTTCAATCATTAATAAACGAAAGCTCGGAAGCCGGAGTTGTTAATGAACGTGAATCCGGGATAATCAATAAAATAATTGATCTCAGAGAACAAAAAGTATATGAATGTATGACACCTCGAACCGATATAGTCGGTGTGGAAATTTCAAGTTCTCTTGAAGAAACACTTAATATATTAATTGAATCGGGATATTCGAAACTCCCGGTTTACGAAGAAAATTTGGATAATATAAAGGGATTGATCATTGCAAAAGATCTATTCAAAAACCCGCAAAGTATCGGATCAATTTTACGTGATGTAATCTTTGTACCCGAAACAAAAAAAACTTTGGAAATGCTGAATGAACTCTTAAGCAAAAGTACTTCAATTGCTGTCGTTGTTGATGAGTTCGGCGGAACTGCCGGAATAATTACGGTCGAAGATATTATCGAGGAAATGTTAGGTGAAATACGTGACGAGTACGATGAGGAAGAAGTTGTAAGCAAAAAGTTAAATGAAACGACATATGTTTTTTCCGGCAAAGTTGAGATCGATAAAATTAATGAAGAATATGATTTCCAAATTCCCGAAGGCGATTATGAAACAATTGCCGGTTATATAATTTCCGAGCTTGGCAGAATTCCGGCAAGGGGAGAAGTTTTTACAATTAATAAATACTACATTACAATTCTCCGATCGAATAAAACTAAGGTCGACTTAATTAAACTCATAGTCGATCCCGAATCTTTACAAGATTCTTAA
- the thyA gene encoding thymidylate synthase: MKEYHDLVKLVLEEGVRKKSRTGVDTLSYFGAFYRVDLSKGFPLLTTKQMMWKSLLYEVLWYLSGDDHIRNLREHTKIWDAWADENGNLQTAYGRYWRRYPVPEKSAALGEEVFVNESNPFVKKEDNGSLTFDQIGWVIDQIKNHPESRRMVVNAWHPANAVISKLPPCHYTFTFNVSDGKLNCHLTQRSGDIALGIPFNLAAYSLLTQIIAQDAGLELGYFAHTIVDAHIYLADKGSKMEEYDHVEGLKEQLTREPYELPKLIIAKKPLDQLTFEDFELVGYKHHPRIKFEVAV; encoded by the coding sequence ATGAAGGAATATCACGATCTAGTTAAACTTGTTTTGGAAGAAGGCGTACGTAAAAAATCCAGAACCGGTGTCGATACACTTTCTTATTTTGGGGCTTTTTATAGAGTTGATCTTTCAAAAGGTTTTCCGCTTCTTACTACCAAACAAATGATGTGGAAATCGCTTCTTTATGAAGTGCTTTGGTATCTTTCCGGTGATGATCATATTAGAAATTTAAGAGAACATACAAAAATTTGGGATGCTTGGGCAGATGAAAATGGAAATCTTCAAACCGCTTACGGAAGATACTGGAGACGCTATCCGGTTCCGGAAAAAAGTGCGGCATTGGGTGAAGAAGTTTTTGTAAATGAATCAAATCCATTCGTAAAAAAAGAAGATAACGGTTCATTAACATTCGATCAAATCGGATGGGTAATAGATCAAATTAAAAATCATCCCGAATCGAGAAGAATGGTTGTTAATGCCTGGCATCCGGCAAATGCCGTTATCAGTAAATTACCGCCTTGTCATTATACATTTACTTTTAATGTTAGCGACGGAAAATTAAATTGTCATCTTACACAGCGTTCCGGCGATATTGCACTTGGCATTCCTTTTAACCTTGCTGCTTATTCTTTACTTACACAAATTATTGCACAAGATGCCGGATTAGAACTTGGTTACTTTGCTCATACAATTGTCGATGCACATATTTATTTAGCAGATAAAGGATCAAAAATGGAAGAGTATGATCATGTTGAGGGCTTAAAAGAACAATTAACACGTGAACCTTATGAATTACCTAAATTAATAATAGCAAAGAAGCCATTGGATCAACTTACATTTGAAGATTTTGAATTGGTCGGTTACAAACATCATCCGCGAATAAAATTTGAAGTCGCGGTTTAA
- a CDS encoding methylmalonyl-CoA mutase family protein: MNQEYNKAKEEYLDKLSRTKSTGMKFTSVSGEEVKALYTPDDLIDNDFMRDINFPGEYPYTRGIHTNGYRGKVWTMRLFAGFGSPEDTNERFKYLLKNGQTGLSVAFDLPTLMGVDSDDVMSQGEVGICGVAISSLKDMEILFDRIPLDQVSTSMTINSPAAMIFAYYLAVAKKQGVSFDKLRGTLQNDILKEYIAQKEYIYPPEPSMRIITDMIEYCTNEVPQWNPVSVSGYHIREAGSTAAQELAYTLADGFAYIEACIERGMDVDSFAPRISFFFNSHLDFFEEIAKFRAARRIYARRMKEKYGAKNPRSWWLRFHTQTAGCTLTAQQPENNIVRTALQALAGVLGGTQSLHTNSMDETLALPSEKAAKIALRTQQLIAYETGVMNTVDPLGGSYYVESLTDKMEEQANKIFDEIDSLGGVVAAIDAGYFQKEIADAAYRYQRELEKKEKFMVGVNEFIEENEKVDIPILQISPEVERKQKERLAELRQNRDQKAVDEALAAISKAAVEGTNLMPEFIKAAESYVTLGEMINELKKHFGVYEEAVVF; this comes from the coding sequence ATGAACCAAGAGTATAATAAAGCAAAAGAAGAATATTTAGATAAACTCAGTAGAACAAAATCCACAGGCATGAAATTTACATCTGTTTCCGGTGAAGAAGTAAAAGCACTTTACACTCCCGATGATTTAATAGATAACGATTTCATGCGCGATATAAATTTCCCGGGTGAATATCCATACACTAGAGGGATTCACACCAACGGGTATCGAGGCAAAGTTTGGACTATGAGATTATTCGCCGGATTCGGTTCACCCGAAGATACAAACGAACGTTTTAAGTATTTATTGAAGAACGGACAAACCGGTTTATCCGTTGCATTCGATTTACCGACATTAATGGGAGTTGATTCTGATGATGTGATGAGTCAAGGCGAGGTTGGAATCTGCGGTGTTGCGATTTCGTCATTGAAGGACATGGAAATTTTATTTGACAGAATACCTTTGGATCAAGTTTCTACTTCGATGACAATCAATTCACCTGCGGCTATGATATTTGCATATTATTTAGCCGTCGCAAAAAAACAAGGCGTAAGTTTTGATAAGCTACGTGGTACTTTACAGAATGACATTCTAAAAGAATATATAGCACAAAAAGAATATATTTATCCACCCGAACCATCAATGCGTATTATTACCGATATGATTGAATACTGTACGAATGAAGTTCCGCAATGGAATCCGGTCTCGGTAAGCGGTTATCATATTCGTGAAGCCGGTTCAACGGCTGCTCAAGAATTGGCATATACTTTAGCAGATGGATTTGCATACATAGAAGCTTGTATCGAGAGAGGAATGGATGTCGATTCATTTGCGCCTAGAATCTCGTTCTTCTTTAATTCACATTTAGATTTCTTTGAAGAAATTGCAAAGTTCAGAGCAGCTAGAAGAATTTATGCAAGAAGAATGAAGGAAAAATACGGAGCGAAAAATCCTCGTTCATGGTGGTTAAGATTTCATACTCAAACTGCCGGATGTACATTAACGGCACAGCAGCCTGAGAATAATATTGTAAGAACAGCATTGCAAGCTTTAGCGGGTGTTCTCGGCGGGACACAATCACTCCATACAAATTCGATGGATGAAACATTAGCATTGCCTAGTGAAAAAGCTGCAAAAATTGCCTTAAGAACGCAGCAGCTTATAGCTTATGAAACCGGTGTGATGAACACTGTCGATCCGCTCGGCGGAAGTTATTATGTTGAATCGTTAACCGATAAAATGGAAGAGCAAGCAAATAAAATTTTTGATGAAATAGATTCATTGGGCGGAGTTGTTGCCGCAATTGATGCCGGTTATTTCCAAAAGGAAATTGCCGATGCGGCATATAGATATCAACGCGAACTTGAGAAAAAAGAAAAGTTCATGGTTGGTGTAAATGAATTTATAGAAGAAAATGAAAAAGTTGATATCCCGATTTTGCAGATCTCACCGGAAGTCGAGAGAAAGCAAAAAGAAAGATTAGCCGAATTACGACAAAATAGAGATCAAAAAGCTGTCGATGAAGCACTTGCCGCAATTAGTAAAGCGGCTGTTGAAGGGACAAACTTAATGCCCGAATTTATCAAAGCAGCCGAATCTTATGTAACACTCGGTGAGATGATCAACGAACTTAAAAAACATTTTGGAGTTTACGAAGAGGCAGTCGTATTTTAA
- a CDS encoding sulfite exporter TauE/SafE family protein, whose amino-acid sequence MEILGYIGAILMGLTLGLIGGGGSILTVPILVYLLQVDPVPATAYSLFIVGLTALVGAATFIKRKEISYLTAVVFSVPAFIAVFITRKFIVPAIPEVIVSFGTFAFTKDLFIMLLFALLMVAAAVSMIRKRKFSVDEDELVFNYPLILIEGFIVGILTGLVGAGGGFLIIPALVILAKLPMKMAVGTSLLIIAVKSLIGFIGDIGTNLIVDWGFVTLFSSLAVIGIFVGSYLSKFISNEKLKPAFGWFVLVMGFYIIGKEFYTSL is encoded by the coding sequence TTGGAAATACTTGGTTACATAGGTGCGATTTTAATGGGATTAACACTTGGATTAATCGGCGGCGGTGGATCAATTCTTACCGTTCCAATTTTAGTATATCTTCTACAAGTTGATCCTGTTCCGGCGACAGCTTATTCATTATTTATCGTAGGCTTAACAGCGCTCGTTGGTGCTGCAACTTTTATTAAACGAAAAGAAATCAGTTATCTAACCGCAGTTGTATTTTCGGTTCCGGCATTTATTGCGGTTTTTATAACAAGAAAATTTATTGTTCCCGCTATTCCGGAAGTGATCGTTTCATTTGGAACATTCGCATTTACTAAAGACTTATTCATCATGCTGCTATTTGCACTATTAATGGTTGCCGCTGCAGTTTCAATGATAAGGAAAAGAAAATTTTCTGTAGATGAAGACGAACTGGTTTTTAATTACCCATTAATTTTAATAGAGGGATTTATTGTAGGGATTTTAACCGGATTAGTCGGCGCCGGTGGAGGATTCTTAATAATCCCGGCACTCGTAATTTTAGCAAAACTACCAATGAAAATGGCTGTGGGAACTTCATTATTAATTATTGCTGTTAAATCATTAATCGGATTTATTGGTGATATCGGTACAAATTTAATTGTTGATTGGGGATTCGTTACATTATTTTCAAGCCTAGCTGTGATTGGAATTTTTGTGGGCAGCTATTTATCAAAATTTATTTCAAACGAAAAATTGAAACCGGCTTTCGGCTGGTTTGTTCTGGTGATGGGTTTCTACATCATCGGGAAAGAATTTTACACAAGTTTATAA
- a CDS encoding dihydrofolate reductase, with amino-acid sequence MKKIIIVAVAKNNVIGKEGIMPWHSKEDLKHFKETTMSFPLIMGRKTFYSMGGKPLKGRLNIILTREKSFPKPEGEVEVFSDINDAYKFCEEKKYEKVFVIGGGEIYKQEINNVDELQISEMKVEVEGDTFFPQIDNDIWEAAEEIEYSEFTLKIYRKRN; translated from the coding sequence ATGAAAAAAATAATCATAGTTGCGGTTGCAAAAAATAACGTAATCGGTAAAGAAGGAATAATGCCGTGGCATTCCAAGGAAGACTTGAAACACTTTAAGGAAACAACTATGAGCTTTCCGCTTATTATGGGTAGGAAAACTTTTTACTCAATGGGCGGTAAACCGTTAAAAGGTAGATTGAATATTATTCTTACGAGAGAAAAATCATTTCCAAAGCCCGAAGGCGAAGTTGAAGTATTTTCGGACATCAATGATGCTTACAAATTTTGTGAAGAAAAAAAATATGAAAAAGTATTCGTTATCGGTGGCGGTGAAATTTATAAACAAGAAATTAATAATGTAGATGAACTACAAATAAGTGAAATGAAAGTAGAAGTTGAAGGTGATACATTCTTCCCGCAGATAGATAATGATATTTGGGAAGCCGCTGAAGAAATAGAATATTCTGAATTTACACTAAAAATTTATAGGAAAAGGAATTGA
- a CDS encoding PEGA domain-containing protein, whose product MKKFILIIFTVAMLFGCREDAVEFTLEQSTADVVINSNPREAAIYLNNNFTGELTPDTLKNLEAGSYLLTLRLNGYKDSSKTIIVEPERDQSIFITLKLLR is encoded by the coding sequence ATGAAAAAATTCATTTTAATAATATTTACAGTTGCAATGCTATTTGGCTGTCGGGAGGATGCGGTTGAATTTACTCTGGAACAATCAACTGCTGATGTGGTAATTAATTCAAATCCCAGAGAAGCGGCAATTTATTTAAATAATAATTTCACCGGTGAATTAACTCCCGATACTTTGAAAAATCTTGAAGCCGGTTCATATTTATTAACATTGCGATTGAACGGATACAAGGATTCAAGTAAAACTATTATAGTTGAACCGGAAAGAGATCAATCAATATTTATCACACTAAAATTACTCAGATGA